From Ovis aries strain OAR_USU_Benz2616 breed Rambouillet chromosome 21, ARS-UI_Ramb_v3.0, whole genome shotgun sequence, a single genomic window includes:
- the TMEM45B gene encoding transmembrane protein 45B isoform X4: protein MANFKGHALPGSFFLIVGLWWSVKHPLKYFYQKEKSSQLIHHYQRLEIIEAAIRTLFSVIGILAEQFVPDGPHLHLYHEDHWVKLMNWQHSTMYLFFAVSGVVDMLTYLISHVPLGLDRLVMALAAFNEGFLFYYHVHNRPPLDQHIHSLLLYAVFGGALSLSVEVVLRDNIVLELFRTSLLLLQATWFWQIGFVLFPPFGGPEWDQNSHDNIMFVTMCFSWHFLAALCIVAASYSLVYCFLTRVKRPEDREVIGIQKLRSDHTYRKALLSGSDEE from the exons GGGAGCTTCTTCTTGATAGTTGGACTGTGGTGGTCAGTGAAACACCCACTGAAGTACTTTTATCAAAAGGAGAAGAGCAGCCAACTGATCCATCACTACCAGCGTCTCGAGATCATTGAAGCTGCAATCAGAACTTTATTTTCAGTCATCG GGATCCTGGCAGAGCAGTTTGTTCCTGACGGGCCCCACCTCCACCTGTACCACGAGGACCACTGGGTAAAACTCATGAACTGGCAGCACAGCACCATGTACCTGTTCTTTGCAGTCTCGGGCGTCGTGGACATGCTGACCTACCTTATCAGTCACGTCCCCCTGGGGCTGGACAGACTGGTTATGGCTCTGGCCGCCTTCAATGAAG GCTTCCTCTTCTATTACCACGTGCACAACCGGCCGCCGCTGGACCAGCACATCCACTCCCTGCTGCTGTACGCTGTATTCGGAGGCGCCCTCAGCCTCTCCGTGGAAGTAGTCCTTCGGGACAACATCGTGCTGGAACTCTTCCgcaccagcctcctcctcctgcagGCCACCTGGTTCTGGCAG ATTGGGTTCGTGCTGTTCCCGCCTTTTGGAGGCCCTGAATGGGACCAGAACAGCCACGACAACATCATGTTCGTCACCATGTGCTTCTCCTGGCACTTCCTGGCCGCGCTCTGCATCGTGGCCGCCAGCTACTCACTGGTTTACTG CTTCTTGACGCGGGTGAAGAGGCCGGAAGACAGAGAAGTCATTGGGATTCAGAAGCTGAGGTCGGATCACACATACCGGAAGGCCCTCCTGAGTGGCTCAGATGAGGAGTAG